Proteins encoded in a region of the Gemmatimonadota bacterium genome:
- a CDS encoding type II toxin-antitoxin system HicB family antitoxin codes for MTRSAKYIKIVEWSDEDGCFIGYCPGIIGPCCHGDEETEVYRELCQIVDEWLEIAQKENKELPPPTTGRDLIRTG; via the coding sequence ATGACCAGGAGCGCGAAGTACATCAAAATCGTCGAGTGGTCGGATGAAGACGGATGCTTCATCGGCTACTGTCCAGGTATCATTGGACCGTGTTGTCACGGTGACGAAGAAACCGAAGTTTACCGCGAGCTTTGCCAGATTGTCGACGAGTGGCTTGAGATCGCACAGAAAGAAAACAAGGAATTGCCTCCCCCGACTACAGGGCGAGATCTGATCCGTACTGGTTGA